One genomic region from Lonchura striata isolate bLonStr1 chromosome 23, bLonStr1.mat, whole genome shotgun sequence encodes:
- the MFRP gene encoding membrane frizzled-related protein produces the protein MKDFTEITLCPEALDGSKTEFCNPVFEGEEPRAAPSAEHPPDEDGTGPEPRRDGLGRQLWAQVGWRYRADCKFTWLCVALMSAILLFLIALLLGIVIHQLTSPLPPGTPATALPARGTATTPTAPIRRDPPAPKTAATPTESWLPTARTAEPGCGGTLQGPEGSFSSPNYPGPYPPNALCIWHIEVGAGLAIQLRMETFSVEGTASCLFDRLELYEEQGTGGTAPAPARGSPARFCGNVLPPTFNTDSNRLRVTFVSDGSVGAQGFSARYRAVDPAEKSCAWDEHLCDRGLCLQLGFVCDGFHDCSDKSDEANCSLKHKVPPECGGPLTALEGHLSSPSHPQPYPHQQLCLWQISVPLGHVVDLHFHNFSLESHEDCSFDFVEVHDSAGTGTASLMGRFCGHQLPPTLTSSRHVMTVLFVADEGVADVGFFATYQARNATEKTCSPAEFSCGNGECRALESVCDGWHDCPDGTDELNCTGVSYPAFGSVCEPVEVEMCLGLGYNATSFPNIWLAIPDQEGAAEVLQDYQTLMELACYQHLRLLICSLFVPKCTPDGGVLQPCRAVCQAAELRCQQSLGLLGILWPINCNILPDSNDPVECFQP, from the exons ATGAAAGACTTCACCGAAATCACGCTTTGTCCCGAGGCTCTGGACGGCAGCAAG ACCGAGTTCTGCAACCCCGTTTTTGAGGGCGAGGAGCCCCGGGCGGCACCGAGCGCGGAGCACCCGCCGGACGAGGATGGCACCGGCCCCGAACCACGCCGGGACGGCCTCG GccggcagctctgggcacaggtGGGCTGGAGGTACCGCGCCGACTGCAAGTTCACCTGGCTCTGCGTGGCTCTGATGAGCGCCATCCTGCTCTTCCTCATCGCCCTCCTGCTCGGCATCGTCATCCACC agctgaCGTCCCCACTCCCACCCGGTACCCCGGCCACGGCCCTGCCCGCCCGCGGCACCGCCACCACCCCCACAGCGCCCATCCGGAGGGACCCCCCGGCCCCCAAAACAGCTGCCACCCCGACCGAGAGCTGGCTGCCCACGGCCCGCACGGCAGAACCGG GCTGCGGAGGGACCCTGCAGGGCCCCGAGGGCTCCTTCAGCTCCCCCAACTACCCCGGCCCCTACCCCCCCAACGCCCTCTGCATCTGGCACATCGAGGTGGGCGCCGGCCTCGCCATCCAGCTGAGGATGGAGACGTTCAGCGTGGAGGGCACGGCCTCCTGCCTCTTCGACCGCCTGGAGCTCTACGAAGAGCAGGGCACGggtggcacagcccctgccccagcccggggGAGCCCGGCCAG GTTTTGTGGCAACGTGCTCCCACCCACCTTCAACACCGACTCGAACCGCCTGCGGGTCACCTTCGTGTCCGACGGCAGCGTGGGCGCCCAGGGCTTCAGTGCCCGCTACCGCGCCGTGGACCCCGCCGAGA AGAGCTGCGCCTGGGACGAGCACCTGTGTGACCGGGGGCTCTGCCTCCAGCTGGGCTTCGTGTGCGACGGCTTCCACGACTGCAGCGACAAGAGCGACGAGGCCAACTGCAGCCTGAAGCACAAA gtccCTCCAGAATGCGGGGGCCCGCTGACCGCCCTGGAGGGCCACTTGTCCAGCCCGAGCCACCCGCAGCCGTACCCGCACCAGCAG ctgtgcCTCTGGCAGATCTCGGTGCCCCTGGGCCACGTCGTGGACCTGCACTTCCACAACTTCAGCCTGGAGTCGCACGAGGACTGCAGCTTCGACTTCGTGGAGGTGCACGACAGCGCGGGCACGGGGACCGCCAGCCTCATGGGCAG GTTCTGTGGCCACCAGCTGCCACCCACCCTGACCTCCTCGCGGCACGTCATGACCGTCCTCTTCGTGGCAGACGAGGGAGTTGCAGATGTTGGGTTCTTTGCCACCTACCAAGCCCGCAATGCCACAGAGA AGACCTGCAGCCCCGCCGAGTTTTCCTGTGGGAATGGCGAGTGCCGGGCGCTGGAGTCTGTGTGTGACGGCTGGCACGACTGCCCCGATGGCACCGACGAGCTGAACTGCACCGGGGTGTCCTACCCGGCCTTCG GCTCTGTCTGCGAGCCCGTGGAAGTGGAGatgtgcctggggctgggctaCAACGCCACCTCCTTCCCCAACATCTGGCTGGCCATCCCAGACCAGGAGGGAGCCGCCGAGGTGCTGCAGGACTACCAG ACGCTGATGGAGCTGGCGTGTTACCAGCACCTCCGCCTGCTCATCTGCAGCCTCTTCGTGCCCAAGTGCACCCCGGATGGAggggtgctgcagccctgccgggcCGTGTGCCAGGCGGCCGAGCTGCGCTGCCAGCAGTCCCTCGGCCTCCTCGGCATCCTCTGGCCCATCAACTGCAACATCCTGCCCGACTCCAACGACCCCGTGGAGTGCTTCCAGCCCTGA
- the C1QTNF5 gene encoding complement C1q tumor necrosis factor-related protein 5 has protein sequence MKRLFLLFLLGLISRSLQIEDNKIPGLCSGQPGIPGTPGLHGGQGLPGRDGRDGRDGATGMPGEKGEMGPPGVPGPRGEVGSPGVDGLHGEKGAQGECAVAPRSAFSAKRSESRSPPLADQPILFDVVLINEQGHYDPATGKFTCEVPGLYYFAVHATVYRTSLQFDIMKNGRSIASFFQYYGNWPKPTSLSGGTLVRLEPEDEVWVQVGVGDYIGFYASVKTDSTFTGFLVYSYWQNSAVFA, from the exons ATGAAGcggctcttcctcctcttcctcctcgggCTCATCAGCAGGTCCTTGCAGATCGAAGACAACAAGatccctgggctgtgctcagggcAGCCGGGCATCCCGGGCACCCCGGGCCTGCACGGGGGCCAGGGTTTGCCAGGCAGAGACGGACGAGACGGGCGGGACGGAGCCACGGGGATGCCAGGGGAGAAGGGCGAGATGGGCCCCCCTG gaGTGCCCGGTCCCCGCGGGGAGGTGGGCAGCCCCGGCGTGGACGGGCTGCACGGCGAGAAGGGCGCTCAGGGCGAGTGCGCCGTGGCTCCTCGCTCCGCCTTCAGCGCCAAGCGCTCCGAGTCCCGCAGCCCTCCCCTGGCCGACCAGCCCATCCTCTTCGACGTGGTGCTCATCAACGAGCAGGGCCACTACGACCCGGCCACGGGCAAGTTCACCTGCGAGGTGCCCGGCCTCTATTACTTCGCCGTGCACGCCACCGTGTACCGCACCAGCCTGCAGTTCGACATCATGAAGAACGGCCGCTCCATCGCCTCCTTCTTCCAGTACTACGGCAACTGGCCCAAGCCCACCTCGCTCTCGGGGGGCACCCTGGTCCGCCTGGAGCCCGAGGACGAGGTGTGGGTGCAGGTGGGCGTGGGGGACTACATCGGCTTCTACGCCAGCGTCAAGACGGACAGCACCTTCACCGGCTTCCTCGTCTACTCCTACTGGCAGAACTCCGCCGTGTTCGCCTGA
- the RNF26 gene encoding E3 ubiquitin-protein ligase RNF26 codes for MDVLLALLRGLRLLLDLLLLVLDLNFFLVSSLVSALLWLLAAASSLPAAAAAAAVACWDALVLVRGCCGAMEGVRAAGHLLSHLLSHLASHLASQLSHVALRGRELAQRGLGAALGCGQALGRQLCEALAIATSLLMYLVNSLVNVCLIGAQNLFTLLAALWDSLAGPVLRAAEVLAAFLAHVSSGAIAVSILLWSPCQMCFELLCAAAELFVSVFFVNVYGLGLLLLIVAVSALAFNPGLLWTLTGYLLGYLHTLPSLRRLQRDAWRLYQVAVLTLGVAVTSQPWRRLVDWIQQVTNWSQGGRVPNQGSEQRRAAGAPRAAATDRVTLGQLLAELEEQLDAEQGPQPRPALSRAGAGQRPHTPREEPGPSCWKTARKQRLNAAAGSAEGAPDNDPWALLKEQEERKKCVICQDQTKTVLLLPCRHLCLCQECTEVLLQQDIYQRNCPLCRQVILQTLNVYL; via the coding sequence ATGGACGTGCTGCTGGCGCTGCTCCGCGGGCTGCGCCTGCTGCTcgacctgctgctgctggtgctcgACCTCAACTTCTTCCTGGTGTCCTCGCTGGTGTCCGcgctgctctggctgctggccGCGGCCTCCAGCCTgcccgcggccgcggccgccgcggcgGTGGCGTGCTGGGATGCGCTGGTGCTGGTGCGCGGCTGCTGCGGGGCCATGGAGGGCGTGCGGGCGGCCGGGCACCTGCTGTCGCACCTGCTGTCGCACCTGGCGTCGCACCTGGCGTCGCAGCTGTCGCACGtggcgctgcggggccgggAGCTGGCGCAGCGCGGGCTGGGCGCCGCGCTGGGCTGCGGGCAGGCGCTGGGCCGGCAGCTGTGCGAGGCGCTGGCCATCGCCACCAGCCTGCTGATGTACCTGGTCAACAGCCTGGTGAACGTGTGCCTGATCGGCGCGCAGAACCTCTTCACGCTGCTGGCCGCCCTCTGGGACTCGCTGGCCGGGCCCGTGCTCAGGGCGGCCGAGGTGCTGGCCGCCTTCCTGGCGCACGTCTCTAGCGGCGCCATCGCCGTGTCCATCCTGCTGTGGTCGCCCTGCCAGATGTGCTTCGAGCTGCTCTGCGCCGCCGCCGAGCTCTTCGTCAGCGTCTTCTTCGTCAATGTCTACGGCCTGGGCTTGCTGCTGCTCATCGTGGCGGTCAGCGCCCTCGCCTTCAACCCCGGGCTGCTGTGGACGCTGACGGGCTACCTGCTGGGCTACTTGCACACACTGCCCTCCCTGCGCCGCCTGCAGCGGGACGCCTGGCGCCTCTACCAGGTGGCCGTGCTGACCCTGGGGGTGGCCGTCACCTCGCAGCCCTGGCGCAGGCTGGTGGACTGGATCCAGCAGGTGACCAACTGGAGCCAGGGCGGCCGGGTGCCGAACCAGGGCAGCGAGCAGCGGCGCGCCGCGGGTGCCCCCAGAGCCGCGGCCACCGACAGGGTGACCCTGGGCCAGCTGCTGGCcgagctggaggagcagctggacGCAGAGCAGGGGCCACAGCCACGTCCTGCTCTGAgccgtgctggggctgggcagcgTCCTCACACACCCCGGGAAGAGCCGGGCCCGTCCTGCTGGAAAACGGCGAGGAAGCAGCGGCTGAACGCGGCGGCCGGGAGCGCTGAGGGAGCCCCCGACAACGACCCCTGGGCGCTGCTGAAAGAGCAAGAGGAGCGTAAGAAATGTGTCATCTGCCAGGACCAGACCAAGacagtcctgctgctgccctgcaggcacctgtgcctgtgccaggagtgcacagaggtgctgctgcagcaggacatCTACCAGCGCAACTGCCCCCTGTGCCGCCAGGTGATCCTGCAGACCCTCAACGTCTACCTGTGA
- the MCAM gene encoding cell surface glycoprotein MUC18 isoform X1, which translates to MAGGRRPAGLALGWGCCLLLCCAAASKLEISMPAVVEVELGGTARIECNFYIPENASFTYIDWFYVDRSNKQVRLYHVTAGGVVEDDTDYKKRLSLGEDKALSLSSVTLQDPRTFMCQVGAGSYGVGESSTELSVYKVPMTPEIEPNSGGISVHNSEVPEIAKCVSKNSFPAPNITWHRNGEQLHNQENNVTILSTVTRESSGLYTLSSTLYAPVTREDRHSRYHCTVHYWLQGHRRARDSQRVKINIFYPAEHLTLQVVPSSTLVKEGDNVTLVCEADGNPPPVFSFFKKNLDEWQDVTLLADPDSGVLKLHDVDKTSSGTYRCQTLDLDDLSQIEEEVDLVVNYIEGVHVKMEPSSTLREGDSVMLSCDAHSPVGLKYQWRDEKGKKLVEGNQLFLRNLTFETSSNFSCRVMAPSVPGLEQSKKVSVAVEGKPRIVAISSPLYVRQDELVNLTCKAIAFPRPTVQWSINGTAHEYMDNQHVASNLTVRVSHDLLQAGAMCRVSNELGVSEKHIQLLVDQKSTAESQGVIIVAIIVAILVVAVLGAVIYFLHKKGKIPCGRAGKQDITKPEARKDKIVVEVKSDKLPEEAGLLQGANGEKRPAADQSEKYINLRN; encoded by the exons atGGCTGGGGggcggcggccggcggggctcgccctgggctggggctgctgcctcctgctctgctgcg ctgcagccagcaagCTGGAGATCTCCATGCCAGCCGTGGTGGAAGTGGAGCTGGGGGGCACAGCCAGGATCGAGTGCAACTTCTACATCCCTGAGAATGCTTCCTTCACCTACATCGACTGGTTCTAC GTGGACCGCAGCAACAAGCAGGTGAGGCTGTACCACGTCACGGCCGGCGGGGTCGTGGAGGACGACACCGACTACAAGAAGCGGCTGTCCCTGGGGGAGGACAAGGCCCTGTCCCTCAGCTCCgtgacactgcaggaccccAGGACCTTCATGTGCCAGGTGGGAGCTGGCAGCTACGGCGTGGGCGAGAGCAGCACCGAGCTCAGCGTCTACA aggtcCCCATGACCCCTGAGATCGAGCCCAACTCAGGAGGCATCTCCGTGCACAACAGTGAAGTCCCAGAG ATCGCCAAGTGCGTGAGCAAAAACAGCTTCCCAGCTCCCAACatcacctggcacaggaacgGGGAGCAGCTGCACAACCAGGAGAACA ACGTGACCATCCTGTCGACGGTGACGCGCGAGTCCAGCGGGCTGTACACGCTCAGCAGCACGCTGTACGCGCCCGTCACGCGCGAGGACCGCCACTCCCGCTACCACTGCACCGTGCACTactggctgcagggacacaggcgCGCCCGGGACTCGCAGCGGGTCAAGATCAACATTTTCT ACCCCGCCGAGCACCTGACGCTGCAGGTGGTGCCGTCCTCGACGCTGGTGAAGGAAGGGGACAATGTGACACTGGTCTGCGAGGCCGATGGGAACCCACCGCCCGTCTTCAGCTTCTTTAAGAAAAAC ctggatGAGTGGCAGGATGTGACACTGCTGGCAGATCCCGACAGCGGCGTCCTGAAGCTGCACGATGTGGACAAGACCAGCAGCGGCACGTACAGGTGCCAGACCCTGGACCTGGATGATCTGTCACAGATAGAGGAGGAGGTGGATCTTGTTGTGAACT ACATTGAAGGGGTCCATGTGAAGATGGAGCCATCCTCAACCCTTCGTGAAGGGGACAGTGTGATGCTGAGCTGTGATGCCCACAGCCCCGTGGGCCTGAAATACCAGTGGAGGGATGAGAAG GGCAAGAAGCTGGTGGAAGGGAACCAGCTCTTCCTGAGGAACCTCACCTTCGAAACCTCCAGCAACTTCAGCTGCAGGGTGATGGCCCCTAgcgtgccagggctggagcagagcaagAAGGTGTCTGTGGCTGTGGAGG ggaagcCGCGGATCGTGGCCATCAGCTCCCCGCTCTACGTGCGCCAGGACGAGCTGGTCAACCTGACCTGCAAGGCCATCGCCTTCCCCCGGCCCACGGTGCAGTGGAGCATCAACGGCACG gctcaCGAGTACATGGACAACCAGCACGTCGCCAGCAACCTGACGGTGCGGGTGAGCCACGAcctgctgcaggcgggagcCATGTGCCGCGTGTCCAACGAGCTGGGTGTCAGTGAGAAGCACATCCAGCTGCTGGTGG ATCAAAAGTCAACAGCAGAGAGCCAAGGGGTGATCATCGTGGCCATCATCGTGGCCATCCTCgtggtggctgtgctgggcgCTGTCATCTACTTCCTGCACAAGAAAGGCAAGATCCCGTGTGGCCGTGCCGGGAAGCAGGACAT CACAAAGCCAGAGGCCCGTAAAGACAAGATTGTAGTTGAAGTTAAGTCAGATAAACTTCCCGAAGAGGCGGGGCTCCTGCAGGGCGCCAACGGCGAGAAGAGACCCGCAGCTGACCAG AGCGAGAAATACATCAATCTGAGGAACTAG
- the MCAM gene encoding cell surface glycoprotein MUC18 isoform X2: MAGGRRPAGLALGWGCCLLLCCAAASKLEISMPAVVEVELGGTARIECNFYIPENASFTYIDWFYVDRSNKQVRLYHVTAGGVVEDDTDYKKRLSLGEDKALSLSSVTLQDPRTFMCQVGAGSYGVGESSTELSVYKVPMTPEIEPNSGGISVHNSEVPEIAKCVSKNSFPAPNITWHRNGEQLHNQENNVTILSTVTRESSGLYTLSSTLYAPVTREDRHSRYHCTVHYWLQGHRRARDSQRVKINIFYPAEHLTLQVVPSSTLVKEGDNVTLVCEADGNPPPVFSFFKKNLDEWQDVTLLADPDSGVLKLHDVDKTSSGTYRCQTLDLDDLSQIEEEVDLVVNYIEGVHVKMEPSSTLREGDSVMLSCDAHSPVGLKYQWRDEKGKKLVEGNQLFLRNLTFETSSNFSCRVMAPSVPGLEQSKKVSVAVEGKPRIVAISSPLYVRQDELVNLTCKAIAFPRPTVQWSINGTAHEYMDNQHVASNLTVRVSHDLLQAGAMCRVSNELGVSEKHIQLLVDQKSTAESQGVIIVAIIVAILVVAVLGAVIYFLHKKGKIPCGRAGKQDIARNTSI, from the exons atGGCTGGGGggcggcggccggcggggctcgccctgggctggggctgctgcctcctgctctgctgcg ctgcagccagcaagCTGGAGATCTCCATGCCAGCCGTGGTGGAAGTGGAGCTGGGGGGCACAGCCAGGATCGAGTGCAACTTCTACATCCCTGAGAATGCTTCCTTCACCTACATCGACTGGTTCTAC GTGGACCGCAGCAACAAGCAGGTGAGGCTGTACCACGTCACGGCCGGCGGGGTCGTGGAGGACGACACCGACTACAAGAAGCGGCTGTCCCTGGGGGAGGACAAGGCCCTGTCCCTCAGCTCCgtgacactgcaggaccccAGGACCTTCATGTGCCAGGTGGGAGCTGGCAGCTACGGCGTGGGCGAGAGCAGCACCGAGCTCAGCGTCTACA aggtcCCCATGACCCCTGAGATCGAGCCCAACTCAGGAGGCATCTCCGTGCACAACAGTGAAGTCCCAGAG ATCGCCAAGTGCGTGAGCAAAAACAGCTTCCCAGCTCCCAACatcacctggcacaggaacgGGGAGCAGCTGCACAACCAGGAGAACA ACGTGACCATCCTGTCGACGGTGACGCGCGAGTCCAGCGGGCTGTACACGCTCAGCAGCACGCTGTACGCGCCCGTCACGCGCGAGGACCGCCACTCCCGCTACCACTGCACCGTGCACTactggctgcagggacacaggcgCGCCCGGGACTCGCAGCGGGTCAAGATCAACATTTTCT ACCCCGCCGAGCACCTGACGCTGCAGGTGGTGCCGTCCTCGACGCTGGTGAAGGAAGGGGACAATGTGACACTGGTCTGCGAGGCCGATGGGAACCCACCGCCCGTCTTCAGCTTCTTTAAGAAAAAC ctggatGAGTGGCAGGATGTGACACTGCTGGCAGATCCCGACAGCGGCGTCCTGAAGCTGCACGATGTGGACAAGACCAGCAGCGGCACGTACAGGTGCCAGACCCTGGACCTGGATGATCTGTCACAGATAGAGGAGGAGGTGGATCTTGTTGTGAACT ACATTGAAGGGGTCCATGTGAAGATGGAGCCATCCTCAACCCTTCGTGAAGGGGACAGTGTGATGCTGAGCTGTGATGCCCACAGCCCCGTGGGCCTGAAATACCAGTGGAGGGATGAGAAG GGCAAGAAGCTGGTGGAAGGGAACCAGCTCTTCCTGAGGAACCTCACCTTCGAAACCTCCAGCAACTTCAGCTGCAGGGTGATGGCCCCTAgcgtgccagggctggagcagagcaagAAGGTGTCTGTGGCTGTGGAGG ggaagcCGCGGATCGTGGCCATCAGCTCCCCGCTCTACGTGCGCCAGGACGAGCTGGTCAACCTGACCTGCAAGGCCATCGCCTTCCCCCGGCCCACGGTGCAGTGGAGCATCAACGGCACG gctcaCGAGTACATGGACAACCAGCACGTCGCCAGCAACCTGACGGTGCGGGTGAGCCACGAcctgctgcaggcgggagcCATGTGCCGCGTGTCCAACGAGCTGGGTGTCAGTGAGAAGCACATCCAGCTGCTGGTGG ATCAAAAGTCAACAGCAGAGAGCCAAGGGGTGATCATCGTGGCCATCATCGTGGCCATCCTCgtggtggctgtgctgggcgCTGTCATCTACTTCCTGCACAAGAAAGGCAAGATCCCGTGTGGCCGTGCCGGGAAGCAGGACAT AGCGAGAAATACATCAATCTGA